In Actinomadura citrea, a single window of DNA contains:
- the gabT gene encoding 4-aminobutyrate--2-oxoglutarate transaminase has protein sequence MTSQDPTLGASGSRLPQERRVVTEIPGPRSRALHERRLAAVPPGVGSVLPVYVTDADGGVVVDADGNSLIDFGSGIAVTSVGNANPRVAARVKAQADRFTHTCFMVAPYESYVAVCENLNRITPGDHEKRSLLVNSGAEAVENAVKIARYATGRQAVVVFDHGYHGRTLLTMTLTAKNMPYKQGFGPYAPEVYRMPLAYPYRWPTGPDDCGPEAAAQAIDQITKQIGPTNVAALLIEPIQGEGGFIEPAPGFLPALAEFCRANGILFIADEVQTGFARTGDLFACEHEGVVPDLVATAKGIAGGLPLAAVTGRADIMDKVHGGGLGGTYGGNPLACEAALAVLEEIEDGKLTERARRIGEIMLPRLRALAARHPAIGDVRGRGAMIAIELVREGTKEPDPELTARLARRCHENGLLVLTTGTYGNVMRFLPPLVISEELLTEGLDVLEAAFAG, from the coding sequence ATGACCAGCCAGGACCCCACCCTCGGCGCGAGCGGCTCCCGCCTGCCGCAGGAACGCCGCGTCGTGACCGAGATCCCCGGCCCGCGCTCCCGCGCGCTGCACGAGCGGCGCCTCGCGGCGGTGCCGCCCGGTGTCGGCAGCGTCCTGCCGGTGTACGTGACGGACGCGGACGGCGGTGTGGTCGTCGACGCCGACGGCAACTCGCTGATCGACTTCGGCTCCGGCATCGCGGTCACGAGCGTCGGCAACGCCAACCCGCGGGTCGCGGCGCGGGTGAAGGCGCAGGCCGACCGGTTCACCCACACCTGCTTCATGGTCGCGCCGTACGAGTCGTACGTCGCGGTGTGCGAGAACCTCAACCGGATCACGCCCGGCGACCACGAGAAGCGCTCCCTGCTGGTCAACAGCGGCGCCGAGGCGGTGGAGAACGCCGTCAAGATCGCCCGGTACGCGACGGGGCGGCAGGCGGTCGTGGTGTTCGACCACGGCTACCACGGCCGGACGCTGCTGACGATGACGCTGACCGCGAAGAACATGCCCTACAAGCAGGGGTTCGGCCCGTACGCGCCCGAGGTCTACCGGATGCCGCTGGCCTACCCCTACCGGTGGCCGACCGGCCCGGACGACTGCGGGCCGGAGGCGGCGGCGCAGGCGATCGACCAGATCACCAAGCAGATCGGCCCGACGAACGTCGCGGCGCTGCTGATCGAGCCGATCCAGGGCGAGGGCGGGTTCATCGAGCCCGCGCCCGGTTTCCTGCCGGCGCTCGCCGAGTTCTGCCGGGCGAACGGCATCCTGTTCATCGCCGACGAGGTGCAGACGGGCTTCGCGCGGACCGGCGACCTGTTCGCCTGCGAGCACGAGGGGGTCGTCCCCGACCTGGTCGCGACCGCGAAGGGCATCGCGGGCGGGCTGCCCCTGGCGGCCGTCACCGGGCGCGCCGACATCATGGACAAGGTGCACGGCGGCGGGCTCGGCGGCACCTACGGCGGCAACCCGCTCGCCTGCGAGGCGGCGCTCGCCGTCCTGGAGGAGATCGAGGACGGCAAGCTCACCGAGCGCGCCCGCCGGATCGGGGAGATCATGCTCCCCCGGCTGCGCGCCCTCGCCGCGCGGCACCCGGCGATCGGGGACGTCCGCGGGCGCGGCGCGATGATCGCCATCGAGCTGGTGCGGGAGGGGACGAAGGAGCCCGACCCCGAGCTGACCGCGCGGCTGGCCCGCCGCTGCCACGAGAACGGCCTGCTCGTGCTGACGACCGGGACCTACGGGAACGTGATGCGCTTCCTGCCGCCGCTCGTCATCTCCGAGGAGCTGCTGACCGAGGGCCTGGACGTCCTGGAGGCGGCCTTCGCGGGCTGA
- a CDS encoding PucR family transcriptional regulator, producing the protein MPPTLAAVAALPQLGLRSLTGPLPATPVVWVAVSELEDPTPFLEGGELVLTTGMRLTAANAGAYVSRLVARGVAGLGFAVGVIHETVPAELFAAARDQGLVLLEVPRPTPFIAIGKAVSRVLAAEWYEDVTRAFQAQRELTRAALTGPGALVARLARLLGGWALLLDASGDVRHAEPARARDRAGDLAPELARLRHRPDKGGPAASVALAVPDDHIVVQRIGLGGRPRGFLAVGADAPLPPTAHTIVGAAVALLTLQSETPRTGRELRASLAALLLGRPDDGPAIPRGPVRVLVCAGGAAVLDTLESDAAGARCPALPLGGRIAVIVPDGALGTVERLLAGSGPIGVSDPASGDLRPALRQAEEALAAAGRSGRDVLHYSRLPGQGVLGLMDPGLAHAFADALLAPLRAEGLVETVRAYVAANGQGEAAARALGVHRHTLRSRMRKAAELLGRDPDDPAVRAELWIALAIASNVEERIGHRGDSQSSAPRIP; encoded by the coding sequence ATGCCGCCCACGTTGGCCGCCGTGGCCGCCCTTCCCCAGCTCGGACTACGGTCGCTCACCGGACCGCTCCCCGCGACCCCGGTCGTGTGGGTCGCGGTCAGCGAACTGGAGGACCCGACCCCGTTCCTGGAGGGCGGCGAGCTGGTGCTGACCACCGGCATGCGGCTCACCGCCGCGAACGCCGGGGCCTATGTGTCCCGGCTGGTCGCGCGGGGCGTCGCCGGGCTCGGTTTCGCGGTCGGCGTCATCCACGAGACCGTCCCCGCCGAGCTGTTCGCAGCCGCCCGCGACCAGGGGCTCGTGCTGCTGGAGGTACCGCGCCCGACCCCGTTCATCGCGATCGGCAAGGCGGTCTCCCGGGTGCTCGCCGCCGAGTGGTACGAGGACGTGACCCGCGCGTTCCAGGCCCAACGCGAGCTGACACGGGCCGCTCTCACCGGCCCCGGCGCGCTGGTCGCCCGGCTCGCCCGGCTGCTCGGCGGGTGGGCGCTGCTGCTGGACGCGTCCGGCGACGTCCGGCACGCCGAACCCGCCCGCGCCCGCGACCGTGCCGGAGACCTCGCTCCCGAGCTGGCCCGGCTGCGGCACCGCCCTGACAAGGGCGGCCCCGCCGCGAGCGTCGCGCTGGCCGTCCCCGACGACCACATCGTCGTGCAGCGCATCGGGCTGGGCGGGCGGCCGCGCGGATTCCTCGCGGTGGGCGCGGACGCGCCGCTCCCTCCCACGGCGCACACGATCGTGGGCGCCGCCGTGGCCCTGCTGACGCTCCAGTCGGAGACGCCGCGCACCGGGCGCGAGCTCCGGGCGTCGCTGGCGGCGCTGCTGCTCGGCCGCCCGGACGACGGCCCGGCGATCCCGCGCGGGCCCGTCCGGGTGCTGGTCTGCGCCGGCGGGGCCGCCGTCCTGGACACGCTGGAGTCCGACGCGGCCGGGGCGCGGTGCCCGGCGCTGCCGCTCGGCGGGCGCATCGCCGTGATCGTGCCGGACGGGGCGCTCGGGACGGTCGAACGGCTCCTCGCGGGCAGCGGCCCCATCGGCGTCAGCGACCCGGCCTCCGGGGACCTGCGGCCCGCGCTGCGGCAGGCGGAGGAGGCCCTCGCGGCGGCCGGGCGGTCGGGCCGGGACGTCCTGCACTACTCCCGGCTCCCCGGGCAGGGCGTGCTCGGGCTGATGGACCCCGGCCTCGCGCACGCCTTCGCCGACGCGCTCCTCGCCCCGCTCCGCGCGGAGGGGCTGGTCGAGACCGTCCGGGCCTACGTCGCGGCCAACGGGCAGGGGGAGGCGGCGGCGCGGGCGCTCGGCGTGCACCGGCACACGCTGCGGTCGCGGATGCGCAAGGCGGCCGAGCTCCTCGGGCGCGACCCGGACGATCCGGCCGTCCGCGCCGAACTGTGGATCGCGCTCGCCATCGCGTCCAACGTCGAGGAACGGATTGGACATCGTGGCGACTCCCAATCGAGCGCACCGCGGATACCGTGA
- a CDS encoding BTAD domain-containing putative transcriptional regulator — MRFGVLGPLEVRTEDGRPVPVPDRKVRTLLADLLAHAGRAVPADRLIDDLWGDALPADPAATLRARVSQLRRTLEDAEPGARALVETRPPGYRLAARTDALDFADLAGRAADEPGPAPRAARFAEALALWRGSAFADFADAPFAAPEIARLDELRLAALEGQAEARLELGEDAALAAELRGPVGRHPFRERLRAAHMRALYRAGRPAEALAAYDDLRVRLRDDLGLDPSPALAALHASMLRRDPAVAGSRGNLPADVAPLIGRDAAVRELTALLEESRLVTLHGMGGVGKTRLAVAVARGLRDPGEVWLVRLDEGLEAGASADDAASFTAGVLGLRDDAGSGGGPAARLGEALGGRRALLVLDNCEHVAEPVARLAAALLRDVADLRVLATSREPLAISGERLWTVPPLDAGAAAALLAERAGIAPGPRSTESIAAIVDRLDGVPLALELAATRVRALGLAGLAERLDDRFRLLSSGARDAPPRQRTLRALIDWSWEPLDARGRAVLRRLAVHAGGCTLDAAEAVCGADVETLAGLVDRSLVVAGEGPRYRLLETVAAYGAERLREAGEDERVRRRHAEYYIRLAERADLRGPGQRDALRRLRAETGNLRAALDGAVRAGDAGLALRLVNAMGWAWFLWGRAGEARRAFERALAVPGAADPASAARARTWHTGFALLDGDGADRAERVREALAADGDPWAHWFLGFVRGGFGDLAPIDELTARALDGFRARADGWGEAAALAVRAGQALSAGDLPRARCDGERALRLFGTAGDRWGRLQATETLGLVAEVAGDYARARDLHESGLRDAEELGLWAEAAGRLARLGRVALLEGDLDGADDLHERGRRLAVRQSHRRMEHFAEIGLALAARRRGRLAEAEAILRRWLGWCRDIDGAPGLAFLLAELGFIAELRGDADRALDLHTEGLAAARATGHPRAVALAQEGLAGALSLAGRRAEAARALAAASRARAAAGAPLPEAERGDVDRIAARLG, encoded by the coding sequence ATGCGCTTCGGGGTCCTCGGTCCGCTGGAGGTGCGGACCGAGGACGGCCGTCCGGTCCCGGTCCCGGACCGGAAGGTGCGGACGCTGCTGGCCGATCTCCTCGCGCACGCCGGACGCGCCGTCCCCGCCGACCGGCTCATCGACGACCTGTGGGGCGACGCGCTGCCCGCCGATCCGGCGGCGACGCTGCGGGCCCGCGTCTCCCAGCTGCGCCGGACGCTGGAGGACGCCGAACCGGGCGCCCGGGCACTGGTCGAGACCCGCCCGCCCGGCTACCGGCTGGCCGCACGGACCGACGCGCTCGACTTCGCGGACCTCGCCGGGCGGGCTGCGGACGAACCGGGCCCGGCCCCTCGCGCCGCGCGGTTCGCCGAGGCGCTGGCGCTCTGGCGCGGTTCGGCGTTCGCCGACTTCGCCGACGCGCCGTTCGCCGCCCCCGAGATCGCCCGCCTGGACGAACTGCGCCTCGCGGCCCTGGAGGGGCAGGCCGAGGCCCGCCTGGAGCTGGGCGAGGACGCGGCGCTGGCGGCCGAGCTGCGCGGACCGGTGGGCCGGCACCCGTTCCGGGAACGGCTGCGCGCGGCCCACATGCGGGCCCTCTACCGCGCGGGCCGCCCCGCCGAGGCCCTCGCCGCCTACGACGACCTGCGCGTCCGCCTGCGCGACGACCTGGGCCTGGACCCCTCGCCCGCGCTGGCGGCCCTGCACGCGTCCATGCTCCGCCGCGACCCGGCGGTCGCTGGATCACGGGGCAACCTGCCGGCCGACGTGGCGCCCCTCATCGGCCGCGACGCGGCCGTCCGGGAGCTGACCGCGCTGCTGGAGGAGTCGCGGCTCGTGACGCTGCACGGGATGGGCGGGGTGGGCAAGACCCGGCTCGCGGTGGCGGTCGCGCGCGGACTGCGCGACCCGGGCGAGGTGTGGCTCGTGCGGCTCGACGAGGGGCTGGAGGCGGGCGCGTCCGCCGACGACGCGGCGTCGTTCACCGCCGGGGTGCTCGGGCTGCGCGACGACGCGGGCTCCGGCGGCGGACCGGCCGCGCGGCTGGGCGAGGCGCTGGGCGGCAGGCGGGCGCTGCTGGTCCTCGACAACTGCGAGCACGTGGCCGAACCGGTGGCTCGGCTGGCGGCGGCGCTGCTGCGGGACGTCGCGGACCTGCGGGTCCTCGCCACGAGCCGGGAGCCGCTCGCGATCTCGGGGGAGCGGCTGTGGACCGTCCCGCCGCTGGACGCCGGGGCCGCCGCCGCGCTGCTCGCCGAGCGGGCGGGCATCGCGCCCGGACCCCGGAGCACCGAGTCGATCGCGGCGATCGTCGACCGGCTCGACGGCGTCCCGCTGGCCCTGGAACTGGCGGCGACGCGGGTACGGGCGCTCGGCCTCGCCGGTCTGGCCGAACGGCTGGACGACCGCTTCCGGCTGCTGTCGTCCGGTGCCCGGGACGCCCCGCCCCGGCAGCGGACGCTCCGCGCCCTGATCGACTGGAGCTGGGAGCCCCTGGACGCGCGCGGGCGGGCGGTGCTGCGGCGGCTGGCGGTCCACGCGGGCGGCTGCACCCTCGACGCGGCCGAGGCGGTCTGCGGCGCCGACGTCGAGACGCTCGCGGGCCTCGTCGACAGGTCGCTCGTCGTGGCCGGAGAAGGACCGCGGTACCGGCTGCTCGAAACGGTGGCCGCGTACGGCGCCGAGCGGCTCCGGGAGGCGGGCGAGGACGAGCGGGTGCGCCGCCGCCATGCCGAGTACTACATCCGCCTGGCCGAACGCGCCGACCTGCGCGGTCCGGGGCAGCGCGACGCCCTGCGGCGGTTGCGCGCGGAGACCGGCAACCTGCGGGCCGCCCTCGACGGCGCCGTCCGGGCCGGGGACGCCGGTCTCGCGCTGCGGCTGGTCAACGCCATGGGCTGGGCCTGGTTCCTGTGGGGCCGCGCCGGCGAGGCGCGCCGGGCGTTCGAGCGGGCGCTCGCCGTGCCGGGCGCGGCGGACCCGGCGTCCGCGGCCCGGGCGCGGACCTGGCACACCGGGTTCGCCCTGCTGGACGGCGACGGCGCGGACCGCGCCGAGCGCGTGCGCGAGGCCCTGGCCGCCGACGGCGACCCGTGGGCGCACTGGTTCCTCGGATTCGTCCGGGGAGGGTTCGGGGACCTGGCGCCGATCGACGAGCTCACGGCCCGCGCGCTGGACGGGTTCCGCGCCCGCGCCGACGGCTGGGGCGAGGCGGCGGCGCTCGCCGTCCGGGCCGGGCAGGCGCTGTCGGCCGGTGACCTCCCCCGGGCCCGGTGCGACGGCGAGCGGGCCCTGCGGCTGTTCGGTACGGCGGGCGACCGGTGGGGACGGCTCCAGGCCACCGAGACGCTCGGCCTGGTCGCGGAGGTGGCCGGCGACTACGCCCGCGCGCGGGACCTCCACGAGAGCGGGCTGCGCGACGCCGAGGAGCTCGGGCTCTGGGCGGAGGCGGCCGGACGGCTGGCCCGCCTCGGCCGCGTCGCGCTGCTCGAAGGCGACCTCGACGGTGCAGACGACCTGCACGAGCGCGGCAGGCGGCTGGCCGTCCGCCAGTCGCACCGCCGGATGGAGCACTTCGCCGAGATCGGCCTCGCCCTCGCGGCGCGCAGGCGCGGGCGCCTGGCCGAGGCCGAGGCGATCCTGCGCCGCTGGCTCGGCTGGTGCCGCGACATCGACGGCGCCCCCGGCCTCGCGTTCCTCCTGGCCGAGCTGGGGTTCATCGCCGAGCTGCGGGGCGACGCCGACCGGGCGCTCGACCTGCACACCGAGGGCCTGGCGGCGGCCCGCGCCACCGGCCACCCGCGCGCGGTCGCGCTCGCGCAGGAGGGCCTGGCCGGCGCGCTCTCCCTCGCCGGCCGCCGCGCGGAGGCCGCGCGGGCGCTGGCCGCCGCGTCGCGGGCCCGGGCGGCCGCCGGTGCGCCGCTGCCCGAGGCGGAGCGCGGCGACGTCGACCGGATCGCCGCCCGTCTCGGCTAG
- a CDS encoding MFS transporter, whose translation MSETQGTLPRPSTVRAVRPPLVGRHLALVFAAAFATLTGFFLLFSVVPMYAVDGGAGGVGAGLTTGALMLTTVLAELSLPRLLDRFGHRRVLAAGILLLGAPSLALPFSSAMATITVVSLVRGLGFAVAVVVTGALVAALVPAERRGEGIGVFGIVAGVPSLLALPLGVWLAGEVGYTPVFVAGSVASLAALAVLPGLPRRISGPASSSPAPERPFGIAAGLRSAALLRPAVAFASTAMAAGILITFLPDAVPGGVAAAALFVQPAAATLSRWWAGRIGDRHGAARLLLPAVAVSASGIALLSLAPNTVAVLAAMVVFGAGFGVTQNASMTVMFERAPASGYGTVSALWNIGYDGGMGVGGAAFGLAAAATGYPVAFALTSAVMLLALPLAFSRRSDSRRSDSRRS comes from the coding sequence ATGAGCGAGACACAGGGAACCCTGCCGCGTCCGAGCACCGTCCGGGCCGTGCGGCCGCCGCTGGTCGGGCGGCATCTGGCGCTGGTGTTCGCGGCCGCCTTCGCCACGCTGACGGGGTTCTTCCTGCTGTTCTCGGTCGTGCCGATGTACGCGGTGGACGGCGGCGCGGGCGGGGTCGGCGCCGGCCTCACCACGGGAGCGCTGATGCTGACGACGGTGCTCGCCGAACTCTCGCTGCCCCGGCTGCTCGACCGGTTCGGGCACCGACGGGTGCTCGCGGCGGGGATCCTGCTGCTCGGGGCGCCCTCGCTGGCGCTGCCGTTCTCCTCGGCCATGGCGACGATCACCGTGGTGAGCCTGGTCCGCGGCCTCGGCTTCGCGGTGGCCGTGGTGGTGACGGGCGCGCTGGTCGCGGCGCTCGTCCCGGCGGAGCGGCGCGGCGAGGGGATCGGGGTGTTCGGGATCGTGGCCGGGGTGCCGTCGCTGCTCGCGCTGCCGCTCGGGGTGTGGCTGGCGGGCGAGGTCGGCTACACGCCGGTGTTCGTCGCGGGCTCGGTGGCCTCGCTCGCCGCGCTGGCGGTGCTGCCCGGCCTGCCGCGCAGGATCTCCGGCCCGGCCTCGTCGTCGCCGGCCCCTGAGCGGCCCTTCGGCATCGCCGCGGGCCTGCGGTCGGCGGCGCTGCTGCGCCCGGCCGTCGCGTTCGCCTCGACCGCGATGGCGGCGGGCATCCTGATCACGTTCCTGCCCGACGCCGTTCCCGGCGGGGTCGCGGCGGCGGCGCTGTTCGTCCAGCCGGCGGCCGCCACGCTCTCGCGCTGGTGGGCGGGACGCATCGGGGACCGGCACGGCGCCGCGCGGCTCCTCCTGCCCGCCGTCGCCGTCTCCGCGTCCGGCATCGCGCTGCTGTCCCTCGCGCCGAACACGGTCGCCGTCCTCGCCGCCATGGTGGTGTTCGGCGCGGGCTTCGGCGTCACGCAGAACGCGAGCATGACCGTGATGTTCGAGCGGGCGCCCGCGTCCGGCTACGGCACGGTCAGCGCGCTGTGGAACATCGGCTACGACGGCGGCATGGGCGTCGGCGGCGCCGCGTTCGGCCTCGCCGCCGCCGCGACCGGCTACCCGGTCGCCTTCGCGCTCACCTCCGCCGTGATGCTCCTGGCCCTTCCCCTGGCGTTCTCCCGCCGTTCCGATTCCCGCCGTTCCGATTCCCGCCGCTCCTAG
- a CDS encoding ExeM/NucH family extracellular endonuclease: MRRTAAALATVLTAGLAAGVQTAAAAEPSTCGTPADHQIAEVQGSGGATPLAGQTVRVEGVVTADFQRADQLKGFFVQDPTPDADPRTSDGLFVYSTIEVAVGDRVLVTGKAVEYNGLTELSPVSAVDVCGQGKVASTAVRLPLKGGAGREQYEGVLLRFGQRLTATETYQLGRYGQVTVSAGGRLFQPTDGHGSTQAGNDARRLLVDDGSNVQNPATIPYTDPRVLRIGDATTGLTGVLTYQFGDYALQPTRAARFDDENPRRKRPQKVGGDVRVAGFNTLNWFTTLDERGADTPEEQERQLAKLTAALRGLDADVVGLMEVENNGDTAVGAIVDRLNQAAGAGTYAWVRHPYPGTDEIHVALVYRPSKVAPVGDARSSQDPVFDRPPLVQTFRPRAGGTAFTMIVNHLKSKGCDGATGPDQDQGDGQGCYNARRVSQAEAVGALAAGVPNPLVIGDLNAYTAEDPVKALTGAGLVGQTQRFVRPDQRYSYVFDGQSGELDHALAGRALSRRVTGATIWHVNGDEPVFLDYNTEFNPPAFYRPDAFRSSDHDPVLLGLDLR; this comes from the coding sequence ATGCGCCGAACAGCAGCAGCACTCGCGACCGTCCTGACCGCCGGCCTCGCCGCCGGCGTCCAGACGGCCGCCGCGGCGGAGCCGTCCACCTGCGGCACCCCCGCCGACCACCAGATCGCCGAGGTCCAGGGCAGCGGCGGCGCGACCCCCCTCGCCGGGCAGACCGTCCGGGTCGAGGGGGTCGTGACCGCGGACTTCCAGCGCGCCGACCAGCTCAAGGGCTTCTTCGTCCAGGACCCGACGCCCGACGCGGACCCGCGGACCTCCGACGGGCTCTTCGTCTACTCGACCATCGAGGTCGCGGTCGGCGACCGGGTCCTGGTCACCGGCAAGGCCGTCGAGTACAACGGGCTCACCGAGCTGTCGCCCGTCTCGGCCGTGGACGTGTGCGGCCAGGGGAAGGTCGCGTCCACGGCCGTCCGGCTGCCGCTCAAGGGCGGCGCGGGCAGGGAGCAGTACGAGGGCGTGCTGCTGCGGTTCGGCCAGCGGCTCACCGCCACCGAGACCTACCAGCTCGGACGGTACGGGCAGGTCACCGTCTCCGCCGGCGGCCGCCTCTTCCAGCCGACCGACGGGCACGGCTCCACCCAGGCGGGCAACGACGCGCGGCGGCTCCTCGTCGACGACGGGTCGAACGTGCAGAACCCGGCGACGATCCCGTACACCGATCCCCGCGTCCTGCGGATCGGGGACGCCACGACCGGGCTGACCGGCGTGCTCACCTACCAGTTCGGCGACTACGCGTTGCAGCCGACCAGGGCCGCGCGGTTCGACGACGAGAACCCGAGGCGGAAGCGGCCGCAGAAGGTGGGCGGTGACGTGCGCGTCGCCGGCTTCAACACGCTGAACTGGTTCACGACGCTGGACGAGCGCGGAGCGGACACCCCCGAGGAGCAGGAGCGGCAGCTCGCCAAGCTGACCGCCGCGCTGCGGGGCCTGGACGCCGACGTCGTCGGGCTGATGGAGGTCGAGAACAACGGCGACACCGCCGTCGGGGCGATCGTCGACCGGCTCAACCAGGCGGCGGGCGCCGGGACGTACGCGTGGGTGAGGCACCCGTACCCGGGGACGGACGAGATCCACGTGGCGCTCGTCTACCGGCCGTCGAAGGTCGCGCCGGTCGGTGACGCGCGCTCGTCGCAGGACCCGGTGTTCGACCGCCCGCCGCTGGTGCAGACGTTCCGCCCCCGTGCGGGCGGGACGGCGTTCACCATGATCGTCAACCACCTCAAGTCGAAGGGCTGCGACGGCGCCACCGGACCCGACCAGGACCAGGGCGACGGCCAGGGCTGCTACAACGCCCGCCGCGTGTCCCAGGCCGAGGCGGTCGGCGCGCTCGCGGCGGGCGTGCCGAACCCGCTCGTGATCGGCGACCTCAACGCCTACACCGCCGAGGACCCGGTGAAGGCGCTCACCGGCGCCGGGCTCGTCGGGCAGACGCAGCGGTTCGTCCGCCCGGACCAGCGGTACAGCTACGTGTTCGACGGGCAGTCGGGCGAGCTGGACCACGCGCTCGCGGGCAGAGCGCTGTCGCGGCGCGTGACCGGCGCGACGATCTGGCACGTCAACGGCGACGAGCCGGTGTTCCTCGACTACAACACCGAGTTCAACCCGCCCGCGTTCTACCGGCCGGACGCGTTCCGCTCCTCCGACCACGACCCCGTCCTGCTCGGCCTCGACCTGCGCTGA
- a CDS encoding LLM class flavin-dependent oxidoreductase, with amino-acid sequence MTVRLSVLDLAPVVTGSTSGQALRNTLDLARHVERLGFHRYWLAEHHAMPGIASSATAVLIGQVAAATSRMRVGSGGVMLPNHAPMVVAEQFGTLEALYPGRIDLGLGRAPGTDQATARALRRSPEALSVDDFPEQVVELRSYFAADGKVTPAAGNEPPVWLLGSSGYSARLAGLLGLPFAFAHHFSAENTVPALTLYRQSFRPGALDEPYSMIGVSVTASDTDERARELAAPQALSFLRLRQGRPGLLPTPEEAASYPYTPMERQMIDARLADQVVGGPDTVRKQLDELVGRTGVDEVMVTTQVFDHADRLRSYDILADLYRESLDPA; translated from the coding sequence ATGACCGTGCGCCTCTCCGTCCTCGATCTCGCCCCCGTCGTCACCGGCTCCACGTCCGGCCAGGCCCTGCGCAACACGCTCGACCTGGCCCGGCACGTCGAGCGGCTCGGCTTCCACCGGTACTGGCTGGCCGAGCACCACGCGATGCCCGGCATCGCCAGCTCGGCGACCGCCGTGCTGATCGGGCAGGTCGCGGCGGCGACCTCCCGGATGCGGGTGGGGTCGGGCGGGGTCATGCTGCCCAACCACGCGCCGATGGTCGTCGCCGAGCAGTTCGGGACGCTGGAGGCGCTGTACCCCGGGCGCATCGACCTCGGCCTCGGCCGCGCGCCCGGCACCGACCAGGCGACCGCGCGGGCGCTGCGCCGGTCCCCCGAGGCGCTGTCGGTCGACGACTTCCCCGAGCAGGTCGTCGAGCTGCGCAGCTACTTCGCCGCGGACGGCAAGGTCACCCCGGCCGCCGGGAACGAGCCGCCGGTGTGGCTGCTCGGATCCAGCGGGTACAGCGCGCGGCTCGCCGGCCTCCTCGGCCTGCCGTTCGCGTTCGCGCACCACTTCAGCGCCGAGAACACCGTGCCCGCGCTGACCCTGTACCGGCAGTCGTTCCGTCCCGGCGCGCTGGACGAGCCGTACTCGATGATCGGGGTGTCGGTGACGGCGTCCGACACCGACGAGCGGGCCCGCGAGCTGGCCGCGCCGCAGGCGCTGTCGTTCCTGCGGCTGCGGCAGGGGCGTCCGGGGCTGCTGCCGACGCCGGAGGAGGCCGCGTCCTACCCGTACACGCCGATGGAACGGCAGATGATCGACGCGCGGCTGGCCGACCAGGTCGTGGGCGGCCCGGACACCGTCCGCAAGCAGCTGGACGAGCTGGTCGGCCGGACCGGGGTCGACGAGGTCATGGTGACCACGCAGGTCTTCGACCACGCCGACCGGCTGCGCTCCTACGACATCCTCGCCGACCTGTACCGGGAGAGCCTCGACCCTGCGTGA
- a CDS encoding NAD(P)-dependent oxidoreductase codes for MTTSVTVLGLGLMGSALAEALLEDGRTVTVWNRSRAKAEPLVAKGAVEAESAAAAISASPLVIVCLSVYANAEEILDGGAAAGRTIVQLTNGTPRQARALAGRAAGLGARYVDGGIMAVPPMIGRPEALILYSGDEEAFEEHRETLAVLGRPEFLGADPGLAPLFDLALLDAMYGLIAGFQHAFALVRSEKVAATDFEPMATAWLTAMMGMLPEQARAVEAGDFATSVSSVATSQVAFPGLIETSRDQGVDPGYLLPLRDLLDRAVEQGHGEDGLARLIPLLEHPAR; via the coding sequence ATGACGACTTCCGTGACCGTGCTCGGGCTGGGGCTGATGGGAAGCGCGCTCGCCGAGGCGCTGCTGGAGGACGGGCGGACCGTGACCGTCTGGAACCGCTCGCGCGCCAAGGCCGAGCCGCTCGTGGCCAAGGGCGCCGTGGAGGCGGAGAGCGCCGCGGCGGCGATCTCGGCGAGCCCGCTGGTGATCGTGTGCCTGTCCGTGTACGCCAACGCCGAGGAGATCCTCGACGGCGGCGCGGCGGCCGGGCGCACGATCGTCCAGCTCACCAACGGGACGCCCCGGCAGGCGCGCGCCCTGGCCGGCCGCGCCGCCGGGCTCGGCGCCCGGTACGTGGACGGCGGGATCATGGCCGTCCCGCCGATGATCGGGCGGCCGGAGGCGCTGATCCTCTACAGCGGCGACGAGGAGGCGTTCGAGGAGCACCGCGAGACGCTCGCCGTGCTGGGCCGGCCGGAGTTCCTCGGCGCCGACCCGGGGCTCGCGCCGCTGTTCGACCTGGCCCTGCTGGACGCCATGTACGGCTTGATCGCCGGCTTCCAGCACGCCTTCGCGCTCGTGCGGTCGGAGAAGGTCGCGGCCACGGACTTCGAGCCGATGGCCACGGCGTGGCTGACCGCGATGATGGGCATGCTCCCCGAACAGGCCCGCGCCGTCGAGGCGGGCGACTTCGCCACCAGCGTCTCCAGCGTCGCGACCAGTCAGGTCGCGTTCCCCGGCCTGATCGAGACGAGCCGCGACCAGGGCGTGGACCCCGGGTACCTGCTCCCCCTGCGGGACCTGCTCGACCGCGCGGTCGAGCAGGGCCACGGCGAGGACGGCCTGGCCCGCCTGATCCCCCTGCTGGAGCATCCCGCGCGGTAG